In one window of Tenrec ecaudatus isolate mTenEca1 chromosome 3, mTenEca1.hap1, whole genome shotgun sequence DNA:
- the LOC142443086 gene encoding large ribosomal subunit protein eL29-like encodes MAKSKNHTTHNQSRKWHRNGIKKPRSQRYESLKGVDPKFLRNMRFAKKHNKKGLKKMQANNAKAAAARDEAIKDLVKPTEVKAKIPMGVNRKLSRLAYIAHPKLGKRARARIAKGLRLCRPKAKAQSKADAPAKATTPAKAPKGAPAPAQATKGPQAPTK; translated from the coding sequence ATGGCCAAATCCAAGAACCACACCACGCACAACCAATCCCggaaatggcacagaaacggCATCAAAAAACCCCGGTCACAACGATACGAATCTCTTAAGGGGGTGGACCCCAAGTTCCTGAGGAACATGCGCTTCGCCAAGAAGCACAacaagaagggcctgaagaaaatgcaggccaaCAACGCCAAGGCTGCGGCTGCTCGTGATGAGGCCATCAaggatcttgtgaagcccacagaggtcaagGCCAAGATCCCAATGGGCGTCAACCGCAAGCTCAGCCGACTGGCCTACATTGCCCACCCCAAGCTTGGCAAGCGGGCTCGGGCACGTATTGCCAAGGGTCTGAGGCTCTGCCGGCCCAAGGCCAAGGCACAAAGCAAGGCTGATGCTCCAGCCAAGGCCACGACTCCAGCAAAAGCTCCCAAAggcgcccctgccccagctcaagcTACCAAAGGCCCCCAGGCTCCCACAAAGTAG